A stretch of DNA from Thermanaerosceptrum fracticalcis:
GACATGGGTCCAGACGTAAAAGGAGTTTTTCTTTCCGGTCCCGTTAATGACCCCGGTTTAGTGCTTATCGCCATAAAAGTTGAGAAGATTAATAACAAATACTATGTTACGGAAATTTTAGAAGATACAGAGAGCTAATCCAGAGCGGATAAACCGCTCTTATTCTTTTGTGATTGGGAACAGGAAATTATATTGCATCCCCTACATTGATGAAATAAACTGAATCAGGGAAATATATAAAGCAGCAAGGAGGTTAAAATGCCAATCGTTGTTACATACTTAGCGATCGGTTCAACTCTTTTGGCTTTTCTCATTACCTGGCAGGCGAAAACAGTAAATCCGGATCTTTTTTCGATTGCCAAGTATAATCTTTTGGTATTACCAGCCATTTACATTGCCAATACTTTGTTAGGAACAGGTATTACCAAAGGACATGATCTTATTGGCAATATGCCCTTACTGATTGCGATCCAGTCTTTTTTTTATAATCTCCTCATTTTACTTTTTTCAGTGGTTATCTTAAAAGATGATATCTCGGTATTTAAGGCTTTTTTGGCATTTTCTCTAATAACAATAGGTATCTATATTCTCAAGAGCTAAGCATAGATTGGGGCACCGAAATAGGTGTCCTTTTATTTAATCAAAAGGTCAAGCAAGATCAAGAGATTATGATTAAGAGAGAGATCTTTGGAGTAATACTTGCTTTTTATGACCAATATTGACTAAAATAGAAACAAAATAACTTTGACCATTATTGACCAACGGAATAGAATATAATTAAAAATCAGATTAAGTTATTAAGGGAGGTAAATGGTATGTTTAATTTAGTACACAGAAACTTATTTTCGCCTTTTTCCCTGCTAAATGACGACTTTTTCACACTGCCCATGACAGTTTTCAGTAAAACGATTACCCCTAACACATTTAAAGTGGATATCCAGGAAAAGGAGACTGCCTATCAGCTAAATGCGGAACTTGCCGGTTATGACAAGGGCGACCTTGAAGTAAAGGTGCAAAATGGCACCGTCACTATTAAAGCTGAGAAAAAGGAAGAAATTAATGAAGACAAAGGAAATTATATTCACCGGGAAACCAGTTATGGTTCTGTGACCCGCCAATTTTACCTGGGAACCAATCTTGATGAAGCCAATGCAGAAGCAAAATATGAGAATGGAATTCTTAGCATTATTATTCCGAAAAAAACTAAAACAGATAAAACCATTGAAATCAAATAATTTCCGGTATAAAAGGTCTTCGTTGGAAGACCTTTTATTTATTGGTTGTTTCTAAATTTGGCCCCGGATTTGCGACATGTACCACAGTCAGTAATACTTCTTTCCGTAATTCGGGGAGCCAGTTTTCTAAAGAGGAGCATCATTTCTTAACCCTGCAAACAGGTCAAGGTCTCAATGAAAGTGAACTTGTTGATGCATTGGTAGAATTGTGGGGAAAAGATGTCAAGGATTTCAAAAAGATGGAAGTCCCTATTGAAGAAAAATATGGCGGAAGTTACTGCCAGGGAAAGCTGCCGTTTTTCCGTGGACCGACCATTATGAAAACCCTTGCTGAGTATGCCAAAAATATAAATATAGGTGTAGATTTACGCCAGCCTTATTTTGTCTGAGAACTAATTATATCAGCGGACTGACAATCCAATGTCCATAACAGGGGATGGTTATGCTATGGCTGCATCATCAAAACTGTCCTGTTTAAAATAAACAAAACTGTCACTTTTATAGGAGTCAAATATCTTATATAGTTATACCAACCGGTACTTCAAAATACAGGCGCCTTTACAGAAATACAAAAAAGGAGGTTTATGTAATGAATGAAAGGTATGAATTAAATAAGAATTTGGCCCAAATGCTCAAAGGCGGAGTCATTATGGATGTCACAAATGCCAAAGAAGCGGAAATAGCACAGAAAGCAGGTGCCGTAGCTGTTATGGCTTTAGAAAGAGTACCTGCCGATATAAGAAAACAGGGCGGAGTAGCCAGGATGTCAGATCCGAAAATGATAAAAGAGATTAAAAGTGCAGTAACCATTCCTGTTATGGCCAAGGCCAGGATTGGACACTTTGTAGAAGCGCAGATCCTGGAAGCCCTGGGGATTGATTATATCGACGAGAGTGAAGTATTAACACCGGCTGATGACATGTATCACATAGATAAACATAGTTTTAAAATACCTTTTGTCTGTGGAGCCAGAAACCTAGGTGAAGCCCTGAGAAGAATCGGTGAAGGGGCGGCCATGATAAGAACTAAGGGTGAAGCCGGCACAGGTAATGTGGTGGAAGCTGTAAGGCATATGCGCACTATAATGGCTGAAATAAGGAGACTCAAAAACCTGCCTAAAGAGGAACTAATGACTGCAGCTAAAGAAATGGGAGCACCCTATGATTTAGTCGTAAAAGTGGCAGAAGAAGGCAAACTACCGGTAGTCAATTTTGCCGCCGGAGGTATAGCAACTCCAGCCGATGCTGCTCTCATGATGCAACTGGGCAGCGAAGGGGTTTTTGTTGGGTCTGGTATTTTCAAATCCTCCAATCCTGAAAAGAGAGCCAGGGCTATCGTAAAAGCCACCACATACTACAACAGTCCCGAAATTCTCGCTGAAGTTTCTGAAGACCTGGGTGAAGCTATGTATGGTATAGAAATTTCCCAAATAGCACAGGAACAAATTCTTTCCACTAGGGGCTGGTAGTGTGGTAAATATCGGCGTTCTAGCGCTGCAGGGTTCGTTTCGCGAACACCTGTACATGCTCTCCCGCATTGAGGGAGTGAATCCTTGTGAAGTAAAAACCATTGCTGATCTGAAAAAGGTTTCAGGGCTCATCTTACCAGGTGGTGAGAGTACCACTATAGGTAAACTATTACGGGATTTTGAGTTTATAGAACCTCTTATTCAAAGGATAACTACAGGTATGCCCGTGTGGGGAACTTGTGCAGGGATGATTTTGCTGGCCAAAGAAATTGTCGATGAAGAGTATTGTCATTTAGGTCTCATGGATATTGCAGTACGACGTAATGCCTATGGCAGTCAACTGGATAGTTTCAATACAGCCATGATCATTCCCCGAGTGTCAAATGAAGAGGTTCCCCTGGTTTTTATCAGAGCTCCCTGGGTTGAAAGGGCCGGAGCTAATGTTGATATTGTAGCAACATTAAATGACCGTATTATTGCAGTACAACAAGAAAACATGCTAGCCACATCATTTCATCCCGAATTAACACAAGACTTATCTTTTCATAAATATTTTGCCAGAATGATAATGGATAAGGGAAATAGCATTTAGGCGATATTGACAAACCCACATTTTGTGGGTTTTCTTATAATGCAACACGTGCCGTTACCGTTGAGGCTTCGCCAGAACATATATGGTCATGGATAAATAAGATTGGCTGTAAGTGTGCCGGATGGTACAGTTATGATTGGGTACGTCGGATAGGAGCATTGGGATGTGGCGTATAACAAAACCTTTGCTGACATGCGTAAAACAGAAAAACCTCCCCAGGCTTAAGCAACTTGGGGAGGTTTGACCGAAAACTACTTACCAACTATTGCGTCTACGGGGTTGATAACAATCCCGACAATATACTGGTTTGTCTCCAGTAGGTTGGAAAGGTACTGTAGTGGATTTTCCACATGAAGAACAGGTTGCAGAATACATTTCGCGTTGAGTACGGCCATATCCACCTTTGTTGGATTTGCCTTGTGCCTTTTTGGCAGAACGACACTCGGGGCAGCGGCCAGGTTCATTCGTAAACCCTTTTTCAGCAAAGAACTCTTGTTCAGATGCGGAAAAGACAAATTGACGACCGCAGTCTTTGCAACTCAAAACCTTGTCAGTAAACATAAAAAAAAACCTCCACGATTTTATTGCCCGTCGTAGGAGAAGTATTCCAAAAAACTTCCCAGAGCTTGGCAATCGAGAAGGTTTGGGTATATTCACCAGTATTAACGGGCTTAATTCAGTATAACCCAAAAGCAGAAAAAGTCAATAGTGAGAAATACCTATTCCATAGTTCCTGAAGCTCTTGGCAAGTTTGAAATATATCATGATTGGGTATTTTGGCCAGGCGAGACCATGATCTGAATGTTAATGTCATCCATAAAGATACCCTACTGGATGCCGTGGAACAGCCGGAAAAGTACGCAATTCTAACCGTGAGGGTATCGGGAGCGGTTATTAAGTAAAATTTGATATTAAAAACTTATCATCAAACTGGGGAGGGAGTTCGGGAGGGGTCAAAAACGGCCCTGAAACAGGTCAAAAATTTAGCTAGTTAACATAATACCCATTATCGGAAGTGATAAAATTGTTAAAGAGGACCTCAATGGGTCCTCTTCTTATCTGTACTTCTTTGCTTCATCTTCGTTTGTGATAATACCGATAATTTTGATGGCTCGATAATCTTTTTCATCAAGACATTCACAGCAATTGTTGCAGATCTTATTGGTGTCCAGGTCACAGTACAAACATTCATCACAGCTGTTACAAACCTTTGTTTCGTTTAGCTGACACAATTTTGCAGGCATATATATAACCTCAATCTCTATATTAAGATAGTACTAATATAACATATAATGCTCACCGCTGCCAGTGACAATAATTAACGCTCAGCAGTGTGAAAAATAGGTACTTTTATTCTTTGACCCGGTTGAAGTACTGTGTTGTCAAGGTTGTTATATTTTTGAATGATATCAATATATTTGCGTAGATCCATTTTATTGTTATCATACCGGTCGGCAATTTTCCATAAGGAATCACCATTTTTTACTACTACAGTTAAAACTTCCAATGGCTCCTGGGCTTCGATGGCTTTGGGTTTAAATATAAAACCACTTAATAATAAGCCGATTAATGTAATAATGCAAAAGATCAACAAGTTATTGTTTCGTTTCCTCTCTTTCACTCTTATCACTCCAAACATATGTTCTAACTATACTATAGAAGAACACATGTTTGGTGTCAATAGTTTTTGTAATATTTTTAAAGTAAAGATCGAACGGATGTTTGTGATTGCTTGATATTATGTTATAATGATACTGATAAATTGTACGGGAGGAATGTCCTGTGTATGAGGATTTGACAGACCGTCAAGTTGCCATTATAAACTATATAAAAAAGGAAATTAAAGCAAAAGGTTATCCCCCTTCTGTACGGGAAATCGGTGAGGCAGTAGGTCTTAGTTCAAGCTCTACGGTACATAATCACCTTAATCAGCTTGAAAGCAGGGGTTATATCAAAAGGGACCCTACTAAACCCCGGGCTATTGAGGTAATAGATCATAACCTGAGGCCCAATAAAGAAATGGTAAATGTACCCATTGTCGGCCGTGTTACGGCTGGCTCTCCCATTTTGGCGGTGGAAAACATTGAAGACACCTTTCCCCTTCCTCTGGATTTTATTAAGTCTGAGGATGTCTTTATTTTAAATGTTAAAGGGGATAGTATGATTGAAGCCGGAATTCAGGACGGTGACCTGGTTATCGTTAAAAAACAAAACACGGCTAGAAACGGGGACATCGTTGTAGCTCTTTTAGATGACGAGGCTACCGTAAAAAGGTTCTATAAGGAAAATAGCCATATACGCCTGCAGCCGGAAAACAGTAATTATGAACCCATCATTACCAAAGATGTTTTAATTTTAGGTAAGGTTATTGCCTTGCTGCGTAAATATTAAAAAGCGCATTTTCAAAATGCGCTTTTTAATATTTACGCTTGTTTTTTATTAAATTTGTTCTGCATCCAGTATTGGTATTGTGGAGGATGCTTTTGGCATCAGAATAATTTTCGGTTTTTTTGGCAGGTACTGTCTGGCTGTCGATAAAGCCTCGTCGAGGGAAGTAACTCTCTCCACCATCATAAGTTTTGCCATCTCATCTGTTATGCCTTCTGAGATGAGAATAACTTTGGCTTTGGCCAGGGAACGTGCCCAGAGAAAGGCTTTATGGGCTCCCATTTGAAATTCAGATTGGGCGAAACGTTCTAGTACTTCCTGGGGTGTATGGCTTAAAGCCATGGTTTCCTCAAAACGCTCCTCCCCTACTCCCTCTTTACACTGGGCTGATAATATAATGACCCCTCCCTCTTTTACGACAAGGGCTGCATGGGCTAGAGCTTTTTGGGCCTGATAAAGATTGATATCTTTAGGATAACCGCCGGGAGACGCTACAACTAAATCAGCGGCTTCGGGAACTTGCACCTGGCAGATTTCTTGAGCTAGTTTTATTCCTTCAGCATGGGCTTTACGGAAGTCTCCGGCCACAGCTTTGACAATCTTCTTTTCGTTGTTCAGGATGACATTGACGATAAAATCTATGCCAACGATTTCCCCTACTTCGTCTATGTCTGCCCGGGCGGGGTTGCCGTCTACTACGCCCAGGCGGCAAGTGGGCTGGGTTAGCATGGAGTGGTTAGCCTGGATCAGTTTTTCTCCTCCCAGGCCAATAGCCAGAGCTTTTGCGCCCCCGCTGATACCCACGATTTGATGGGGGTCAATCATGCCCACCAGGATCCTGGCATCAGCTTCTTGATAATGCTTATTAATCCAGATGGGAGTGCCCCGTGAGGTTTGGCCCAAGTAGACTAATTGAGACTGGTCTGTAGCATCGTGGGAAATCACGGTAAGTTTTTGAGCGGTTTCCTCCCCTAACAGGGCAGGGAATTCTTCAGGGGGAGCAGGTCGGTGCAAACCGGTGCCGATTAACACGGTAATCTTCTCATAAGATATTCCTATTCCAGCTAATGCCTCCAGTAAGGGAGGGAATATTTCTCTGTTCGGCACTGGTCGTGTTGAGTCGCTGGTTACGATGACTACTTTTTTGGTACCCTTTAAGTCTTCAATGTTTTTCCCCATAGCGTTGGCAATGGCTTTCGCCACTTCAGCTTGCCCATTGGCAGGAGCCGGCACATCCTTGGGATGGACGGAAAGAAAATAGGGATACTGGTCTGAGGGCCAGGTAAAATGGGTTTTGCCATAGGGTATGGTAGGGTTATGCATTATAGGCCTCCTTTAGGAAAATGGTAAGAGCAAAGTCCTTGACTTAAGTGGTCAAGGACTTTGACATCTTCTCTAATTTAACGCTAATTTAAAGGGCACTAATAAAAGGTTATTTGAGACCGTACTTTTCGATGACTGACTTGGCGTTAGCGGTATATTCTTTAACGTATTTTTCAAATTCTTCACCGGAGAGGTAAGCAGCGGGCTGACCTATTTTCTCCATTTCTTTCAGGTATTCGGGATCATTACAAATCTTTTGGAATCCTTCACGTAGTTTTTGCAGAACCTCAGGTTTAATATTCTTAGGAGCGGCAAAACCCCGGCGGATATCGGCCTTAAAGTTAACATTCATTTCCTTAAAGGTAGGAACATCTTTAATCCAGGGATGTCTTTGATCATCGGCCAAGGCTAAAATTTTGAAGTTATTAAGATCACGCATAACGTCGTTTAAGTTACCGAGCATAGCGTCTACGTGGCCACCTAAAAGGGCAACGTTTTGATCTGCGGCGCCTTTGAAGATAACAGGGTTAACCTTTATTTTTAACTCATCAGCTAACTGGAAAATACCAACATGGTGAGCGGTGAAAGGACCAACGATACCAACATTCATTTTTCCATCTTTTTTCTTAGCCTCAGCAATGAAATCATTCAAATTATTAATGGGGCTGTCTTTTTTCACGGCAAGTAGCAAGGGATCTTTCACAACTTGGGCAATATAGGCGAAATCCTCAGTTTTAAAGGTGGCCTGAGAACTTAGAGCCTGGAAAACAATGTGAGGAACGTTAATGCCGCCAATTGTATAACCATCGGGATTTGCTTTTGCAATTTCGGTGAAGCCGACTTGGCCTCCTGCACCTACTTTATAGTCAAAAACGAGGGGTTGGTTATTGAATTCTTTCTTCCAGAACTTTTCTACAACACGGGCTTGAACGTCGCTGGAACCACCGGCAGTAAAAGCAATAATCATGTTAACCGGCTTGCTTGGGTAAACAGCTTTAGAGTCTTTGCTCGCGCAACCTGTCAGGGTAAAGAGTAAAGCGGTAATTAAGACGATACCGACTAAGAGATTAAATTTTTTCCTCACAATTATCCCTCCCGATTTTAATAGATAGTGGTTAATTGGCGATTTGAAAGAGAATTAATACCCTTGTCACCACCTCACTTTCATATTAAAGCAGGAAGGTTACTCCGATTCTACCATCATTTGGGCTGCTTTCTTGGGATCGCTGTATCTGGTATAAATCGAGAAACCTGCCAATAACAAAGCGATTACAATCAGAGCCAAAGAAATAGGACGTGACAGGAAAATCAAGGGATTACCCTGGGACATACTGAGGGATTGCTTTAATGAGGTTTCAAACATGTCTGCCAGGATGAGACATAAGATTAAGGGACTGGCAGGAAAATCAGTCTTTTTCATGATCCAGCCAATTAAACCAAAGACTAGGGCGATACCCACGTCAAAGAGTTTAAATCGTACACTGTAGGCCCCCAAAAAGGAGAAGACGAGAACCATGGGTGCTAAGATAGGATAGGGAACCTTACAAAGTTTGGCCCACAAACCCACCAGGGGAAGGTTGAGGATCAGAAGAATGACGTTTCCTACATACATGGAGGCGATAACTGCCCAGACAAAATCACCGTGTTTTTCAAAGAGAGTTGGACCCGGTTGTAAACCATACATCATCAGACCCCCTAATAATACTGCCAGGGCAGGACCAGAAGGTATGCCGAAAGCCATTAGTGGTACAAAGCCACCGCTGGTGGTAGCATTGTTAGCCCCTTCCGGGGCGACTACACCCAGTATTTCGCCAGTTCCGAATTTCTCCGGGTTCTTGGAGATACGTTTTTCAGTATCATAAGCTACGAAAGAAGTGACTCCCGGGCTGCAGCCAGGCAAAAGACCCATAAAGAAACCAATTACGGTGGAGCGCAGCATAGCGGGCAGTGTGTAGATGAGATCGCTCAGCTTAGGCCATAGTCCGGTAAGTTTTGTCTGGTATACGTCTACTGCATTCTCTTCTACGTTGGATAGTATCTCCGTTACGGCAAAGAGGCCTATGATCACACTGATGAAGTCTATGCCCGACATTAAATTTAGATTGCCAAAGGAAAACCTGTTAACACCCGTCATAGGATCCATACCTATCGAGGCGATTAAGAAACCAACAAAGCCTGAGATGAGTCCTTTTAAAAGGGATCTTCCCGAAAGGTTAACGACAACGCTAAGGGCCAAAACCATGAGTGCAAAGTATTCCGGGGGGCCAAACTGTAAGGCCATTTTGGCCAGGTTAGGTGCAAAGAAGGTCAAGCCTAATAAACTTAATGTTCCAGCCACAAAGGAAGAGATGGCTGCCATGGATAAGGCTAAACCAGCCTTCCCCTGACGGGCTAATTTGTAACCATCCAGGGCTGTTGGTACAGAGGAAACTTCCCCGGGAATGTTTACCAGGATAGCGGTGGTGGAACCTCCATACATGGCTCCGTAATAGAGCCCTGCCAGCATAATAATGGCGGCTGTGGGTTCCAGGATTGTGGTTAAGGGTAAAAGCATGGCTATACCGGAGGTTGGCCCTATACCCGGCAGTACACCGATGAGCGTGCCAAGCAAACAACCGATAAAACCAAATAAGAGATTTTGGGGAGCCAGGGCTATAGCAAAACCATTCATCAACTGAGATAAAGTTTCTAACATAGAATCACCTCACATTAATCCGCTAAAAACCCAGAAAACCTGTGGGCAGAGGCATGCTTAAAAAGTTCCGGAAAACTTGCACGGAAACAACTGCCACAACAATACCCAGCAGACTGCATTTCCACAGTGCATAATTACCCAATCTCTTACTTAAAAAAGTTACAAGGAATATGGTGGCGATACCAAATCCGAGATATTCCATAAAAATCATGTACAAAATTAGTGTTAAGAAGATAACGCCTACACTCATCAATTCTTGACGGCTGAGGATGATTTGCCCACTGGCATATTTATCGATATTAAGAAGATTGGTGATGAGAAGTAAAGATGAAAGAAAGGCAAGACACAGTGCTAACCAGAATGGAACTACCCCAGGTCCTAGTCCGGCCCCAGGTATGGAAGCCGGTAGTTTTTTGGCCTGATAAATAATAAAGATAGATAAAGCTAAGAGTGTAGAGGCAACGATAATATTAGCCTTACGCAAATATATACCCCCTCTGTTTTGTAATCCGCAGACAATTGTGCAATAATTCACATGTGAAATAAAAATAAACTAACAAAAATCACGTTTTGTTCATATTGATAAAACCAGTAGATTCATTAACTTTACGAATATCCTCCGCTACCGATTCCAAATGATAATACATTGCCTGACGAGCCTCGTCGCTGTCACGGGAAGATATGGCATCTACAATTTTTTGGTGGTCATCCAAAGATTTCTTCCCCCTTCCTGGTATCAAAAAGGCTCGTGTTCGTGTTTCTTCGATTAAGTCCAGGAGGTTTTGCATAACACGTACCAGTACTTTATTTCCGGAAGCTTCGGCCAAGGCATTATGAAAATTTGTATCGTGCTCAGTAAGAATGGCAATACTGTTGTTTGGATTTTCTGAAATTTTTTGTCTGGTTTCGGCAATGATTTGCTTGAGCTGCTGCAACTGTTGTTCAGATGCCCTTCTCACGGCCCAGACAACGGCTTGCGTCTCCAGAACTTTACGCAGATCATATAAGTCTTCAAGGCTGTAGTCTTCGGTAAAGACGCGGTTAGAGAGAACTTTATAGATATCCGGCTGAGGCTGTTCCGCCACAAAGATACCCTGCCCCTGTTTGATGGTGACCACACCTGAGGCAGCCAGAATTTTTAAAGCTTCGCGCAAAGATGTCCTACTGACGCCCAGATGCTCTGCCAGCGTGCGTTCCGAAGGAAGCTTATCACCGGGTTTTAACTTACCGCGCAGGATGGAAGATTGGATTTCTTTTACGATTTTTTCGTGTATGCTTACGGGGTCTTTCGGTATGGGTTTAAACAAAATAACACACCTCTCTAATGAGAGTTTGTGGGAAGGGGCCTGGGTTCAGGCCCCTATTCTTATGAAATGATTAGATGCTAAGTCCTATTCTGTGGATAGCAAAACCGGTGTTTTCTTTGAGAATTTCACACTTGGTGAGTTTGCCGTTCAGTACTTCCACTACTTCGTTGAAGATCATGTCGCCGGCTTCTTCGATAGAAACCTTGCCTGCCAAGATGCCGCTTAAGTCTAAGTCTACGGTATCGCTCATCCGGTTCCAGGAATTGATGTTACCGGTAATCTTAATGGTGGGCATCAATGGATGGTTGATGGTATGGCCGCCGCCTGTGGAGAAGACCAGGAGCTGGGAACCGGCTGCAGCTATAGCGGTGATGGATTCGGAACCGTGACCGGGTGTGTACATCAGGTAAAGACCTGGATCTTTCTTAGGCTTCTCTAAGATCCAGAGAACATCCTGGATGGGCTGGGAACCACCTTTCTTGGCGCCGCCCAAGGACTTCTCTTCAATGGTGCTGATTCCGCCCACGATGTTGTCACCGGTAGGTTGAGAACCGCGGATGTCTTCACCGGTAGCCAGGATTCTCTCTTCATATTGCTTAATATAGTCAAGGAATTTTTGTGCTACTTCCGGTGTAACACAACGGGCAGTGAGCCAATCCTCCGCACCCATTAATTCGGGGAACTCCGCCAGGATGGAACGACCGCCTTCCCGGTAAATTCTATCGGAACAGGCACCAAGGGCCACGTTGGAGGATAGTCCGGAAGTAGTATCAGAGGTCCCGCAGTTTAA
This window harbors:
- a CDS encoding Hsp20/alpha crystallin family protein, with the protein product MFNLVHRNLFSPFSLLNDDFFTLPMTVFSKTITPNTFKVDIQEKETAYQLNAELAGYDKGDLEVKVQNGTVTIKAEKKEEINEDKGNYIHRETSYGSVTRQFYLGTNLDEANAEAKYENGILSIIIPKKTKTDKTIEIK
- the pdxS gene encoding pyridoxal 5'-phosphate synthase lyase subunit PdxS, producing MNERYELNKNLAQMLKGGVIMDVTNAKEAEIAQKAGAVAVMALERVPADIRKQGGVARMSDPKMIKEIKSAVTIPVMAKARIGHFVEAQILEALGIDYIDESEVLTPADDMYHIDKHSFKIPFVCGARNLGEALRRIGEGAAMIRTKGEAGTGNVVEAVRHMRTIMAEIRRLKNLPKEELMTAAKEMGAPYDLVVKVAEEGKLPVVNFAAGGIATPADAALMMQLGSEGVFVGSGIFKSSNPEKRARAIVKATTYYNSPEILAEVSEDLGEAMYGIEISQIAQEQILSTRGW
- the pdxT gene encoding pyridoxal 5'-phosphate synthase glutaminase subunit PdxT; its protein translation is MVNIGVLALQGSFREHLYMLSRIEGVNPCEVKTIADLKKVSGLILPGGESTTIGKLLRDFEFIEPLIQRITTGMPVWGTCAGMILLAKEIVDEEYCHLGLMDIAVRRNAYGSQLDSFNTAMIIPRVSNEEVPLVFIRAPWVERAGANVDIVATLNDRIIAVQQENMLATSFHPELTQDLSFHKYFARMIMDKGNSI
- a CDS encoding zinc-ribbon domain containing protein; the protein is MFTDKVLSCKDCGRQFVFSASEQEFFAEKGFTNEPGRCPECRSAKKAQGKSNKGGYGRTQREMYSATCSSCGKSTTVPFQPTGDKPVYCRDCYQPRRRNSW
- a CDS encoding glycine radical domain-containing protein, whose protein sequence is MARRDHDLNVNVIHKDTLLDAVEQPEKYAILTVRVSGAVIK
- the yneA gene encoding cell division suppressor protein YneA, which produces MKERKRNNNLLIFCIITLIGLLLSGFIFKPKAIEAQEPLEVLTVVVKNGDSLWKIADRYDNNKMDLRKYIDIIQKYNNLDNTVLQPGQRIKVPIFHTAER
- the lexA gene encoding transcriptional repressor LexA — protein: MYEDLTDRQVAIINYIKKEIKAKGYPPSVREIGEAVGLSSSSTVHNHLNQLESRGYIKRDPTKPRAIEVIDHNLRPNKEMVNVPIVGRVTAGSPILAVENIEDTFPLPLDFIKSEDVFILNVKGDSMIEAGIQDGDLVIVKKQNTARNGDIVVALLDDEATVKRFYKENSHIRLQPENSNYEPIITKDVLILGKVIALLRKY
- the larA gene encoding nickel-dependent lactate racemase encodes the protein MHNPTIPYGKTHFTWPSDQYPYFLSVHPKDVPAPANGQAEVAKAIANAMGKNIEDLKGTKKVVIVTSDSTRPVPNREIFPPLLEALAGIGISYEKITVLIGTGLHRPAPPEEFPALLGEETAQKLTVISHDATDQSQLVYLGQTSRGTPIWINKHYQEADARILVGMIDPHQIVGISGGAKALAIGLGGEKLIQANHSMLTQPTCRLGVVDGNPARADIDEVGEIVGIDFIVNVILNNEKKIVKAVAGDFRKAHAEGIKLAQEICQVQVPEAADLVVASPGGYPKDINLYQAQKALAHAALVVKEGGVIILSAQCKEGVGEERFEETMALSHTPQEVLERFAQSEFQMGAHKAFLWARSLAKAKVILISEGITDEMAKLMMVERVTSLDEALSTARQYLPKKPKIILMPKASSTIPILDAEQI
- a CDS encoding tripartite tricarboxylate transporter substrate binding protein — encoded protein: MRKKFNLLVGIVLITALLFTLTGCASKDSKAVYPSKPVNMIIAFTAGGSSDVQARVVEKFWKKEFNNQPLVFDYKVGAGGQVGFTEIAKANPDGYTIGGINVPHIVFQALSSQATFKTEDFAYIAQVVKDPLLLAVKKDSPINNLNDFIAEAKKKDGKMNVGIVGPFTAHHVGIFQLADELKIKVNPVIFKGAADQNVALLGGHVDAMLGNLNDVMRDLNNFKILALADDQRHPWIKDVPTFKEMNVNFKADIRRGFAAPKNIKPEVLQKLREGFQKICNDPEYLKEMEKIGQPAAYLSGEEFEKYVKEYTANAKSVIEKYGLK
- a CDS encoding tripartite tricarboxylate transporter permease; protein product: MLETLSQLMNGFAIALAPQNLLFGFIGCLLGTLIGVLPGIGPTSGIAMLLPLTTILEPTAAIIMLAGLYYGAMYGGSTTAILVNIPGEVSSVPTALDGYKLARQGKAGLALSMAAISSFVAGTLSLLGLTFFAPNLAKMALQFGPPEYFALMVLALSVVVNLSGRSLLKGLISGFVGFLIASIGMDPMTGVNRFSFGNLNLMSGIDFISVIIGLFAVTEILSNVEENAVDVYQTKLTGLWPKLSDLIYTLPAMLRSTVIGFFMGLLPGCSPGVTSFVAYDTEKRISKNPEKFGTGEILGVVAPEGANNATTSGGFVPLMAFGIPSGPALAVLLGGLMMYGLQPGPTLFEKHGDFVWAVIASMYVGNVILLILNLPLVGLWAKLCKVPYPILAPMVLVFSFLGAYSVRFKLFDVGIALVFGLIGWIMKKTDFPASPLILCLILADMFETSLKQSLSMSQGNPLIFLSRPISLALIVIALLLAGFSIYTRYSDPKKAAQMMVESE
- a CDS encoding tripartite tricarboxylate transporter TctB family protein, whose protein sequence is MRKANIIVASTLLALSIFIIYQAKKLPASIPGAGLGPGVVPFWLALCLAFLSSLLLITNLLNIDKYASGQIILSRQELMSVGVIFLTLILYMIFMEYLGFGIATIFLVTFLSKRLGNYALWKCSLLGIVVAVVSVQVFRNFLSMPLPTGFLGF
- a CDS encoding FadR/GntR family transcriptional regulator, whose product is MFKPIPKDPVSIHEKIVKEIQSSILRGKLKPGDKLPSERTLAEHLGVSRTSLREALKILAASGVVTIKQGQGIFVAEQPQPDIYKVLSNRVFTEDYSLEDLYDLRKVLETQAVVWAVRRASEQQLQQLKQIIAETRQKISENPNNSIAILTEHDTNFHNALAEASGNKVLVRVMQNLLDLIEETRTRAFLIPGRGKKSLDDHQKIVDAISSRDSDEARQAMYYHLESVAEDIRKVNESTGFINMNKT
- a CDS encoding UxaA family hydrolase; this translates as MGTKFWGYRRPNGDVGCRNHLLILSGTIYANSVCERVANTITGAVPITHHLGRCQTKSDLRQTFWTLVGMGQNPNVGAVVVIDHFREEGCTSEEIAHEIAKTGKPVEIVNIREANGAIEATAQATRKAMYLMREISKQRREEADISELLFGLNCGTSDTTSGLSSNVALGACSDRIYREGGRSILAEFPELMGAEDWLTARCVTPEVAQKFLDYIKQYEERILATGEDIRGSQPTGDNIVGGISTIEEKSLGGAKKGGSQPIQDVLWILEKPKKDPGLYLMYTPGHGSESITAIAAAGSQLLVFSTGGGHTINHPLMPTIKITGNINSWNRMSDTVDLDLSGILAGKVSIEEAGDMIFNEVVEVLNGKLTKCEILKENTGFAIHRIGLSI